The following is a genomic window from Episyrphus balteatus chromosome 1, idEpiBalt1.1, whole genome shotgun sequence.
CAATAAACTTTGTTCGAGTATCATGTTCGAGTGGATTTTGTATGTCTGCGGTTTTGTTCGTGTACCAACTACATGGTTTGACCaaaccgaaattttttttctggtaaaaatgtcattttcaaaatgttttttttttttttaagtgtgtcTTGTAACTCCTAAAAGTTAGCTTAAAAcctataaaactattttttgctttgaaaaatgaaactattaatatttcaaataattaaaaataaatacaatataatttTCCCCAAGACGGAtaggtatataattttgtttgatcCACAATTTAGTACGCCATGGATTTTagactttaaaaaatgaaacacTGTTCCATTTATTGTTGTTCTTgaactaatttaaaaattatggtaaatTAATGTTCTTGTTGCAGACTTTGGATAAAATCTCAACAATGgctgatatttttgaattaagtGGCAGAAAAATAAAgactttgtattaaaatatgtaGTCCTTGCAacccattattattattattattgagaagagggttgttttttgttcgttgagtttttcccaaaattatttttgaaacaaaatttctccctttaaaaacaaaatcataaatcACATCTACATCCTTCATTGCAGGGAACAACAGTCCTTTTCGTCATGTGCTCAATGCGTCCTGAATACAATGAGAAAATTATTCTAGCACATGCATTGGCCCCCGTCGCATTCATGAAACATATCCGAACTCCACTATTGCCACTGGGACAACAAGGCATTGAAGTAAGTATTTCCCACAAAAATTCTCATGAATTAAATTCCATTTACAGATTCCAGTTATTAAATCAATGTTGGAATTCTTACCAAATGCAAATCTATTcaaaggcatttgtatgagtggACAAAATGCCGAAGAAGTTTGCTTAAATGTTTATTACATGCTTGTTGGGAAAGACGTTAAACAGTTTAACAGAGTAAATGTCAAGTTCTTAATTCATCAAACATGTTTAAACTTTATTTCTTATAGACAAGATTTATAATGGTTTTGGGTCATTTGCCAGCAGGAATTGCTATGAAACAAGTCACACATTATTTGCAATTAATCAAATCCGATAAATTTCGACAATATGATTATGTGGAGGAGAATAAGAAGATTTATTGCCAAAATGAACCTCCAGATtatgatttgaaaaaagttacagTACCAATTGCTATGCATTACAGCTTAAATGACTACTTGAGTGAACCAGTTGATGTGGTGAGATTGAAGGAACTTCTGCCAAATGTaattgattttcataaaatggaAATACCACAATGGAATCATATGGACTTTTTATACGCATTTGATGCTAGAAAGTTGCTCTATACCCGAATTCACGAATTGAATAAAAGGTTTTTCATTgagaaataacaattttttggtgatacaaaataaatttctaaactcaaagttaaataaaaaaaaggccgTGTGCACTAGCcctaaaaaagtataaattaattttcatcattcattataaagaaaaaaaaaactatgttaaAATGACTTCATatcaatttcataatttttgtttaacaacaCAAACATTTGTTTAAATTAGAAAATGGAACAAATGGCCCACATTACAAACAACAATTAAACATTATTATTACCAATGACATTACTGACATTATTGAGTGTTTTTATCAAATATGTACAATTAATGAGCATAATAGTAGTTATTTaccctcattttttttttaaatttacataatgCACAACAAGATTTTTCATCTGATTGAGATgtagaaattaaaaacaacaaagaggtttttaaaaagttttattgcAATAGTGGCAAAGGGCTTACAACCTTCACCCTATTACgagtaatttataaattttaacataacataaaaaaaaggagattttttatcttgaaacctacaaaactgtttttgaaaatatgaagaAAATATGAACTGAACAtaagctttcatttgatactagTTTTATCTACGTACTTTGGGATAAGGCTACTTCCTTTTAAATGTGTGATATGCTGACTTTTAACGAGTCGATTTTATCCGCACAACATATCGTCACTGTTTAAGAAAACCAGCATAACtcaaaaattcttcttttttaattattaataccAATATACTGGAAACAATAGattcttaatttttgtatactcagtataaatttaaagaatttgcATCCTATCACACAGCTGATTCGTTTTCTTCAATTTATGAAAATAGTTTGGAAATTTGACAAATTAAGAACtaagatttttgagttatgcCAGTTTTCTAAAACAGCGACGATAtgtatgttaaaatttttgttttgcactgtggtttgtttgcccaggATAGCCCTAATTTGTTTTCctgtgaaaatattttgtaaataaaaaaaaacttatttcaaaatacataggATTAGAATTTTAGTTCAATTAGTCATGGTAAAGCTCCGTGAAGCCAAAACAGCgacctcaaaatattttaaccAAACTAGACTAATTCGCTCACCttggcaaaattttcgttcgtccacccttcaaaaaaaaattagaggaaattcaatttgtttgttCAGCTCGATacatttctttttcttaaatcatagtttgtccaccctaagttcatgaaatattcaaaatattaaatttgtaccgaacaactcaaaagtcctcaaaattcttcacaaaaattacacatacaccacagtgactttcttagtttaataaaatttaaaagaggttgataatttgaaaaaaaaaaaaaaatgtcataatttTTGGACTAAGGTCgggctagcgaaaaaaaagttaggCTGTCCTAGGCTAGGCAAACAAACTACAGTGcaaaatcaacaatttttacaatgagccaaaaaaagctatttattgtgttttttgaggtgaaaaaaaaattaaatccattataatttaaaaattaagggtgggctagtgaaaaaacaattgGGCTATCTCGGACTATCCTTGGTCAATGGAACCAAGCAGGTTTggtaaaaaagaggttgtctgtaaagccggtttttacgtgataacgtccttagaaaacaggttgtgtgcttttgtttgaaatgagtcaattgaagcgtttatttatttcaaacaatcataatttacaagaaaaagctaaaaaaataccttttttattttctcattatattaatttttttattttaaaagcttacaaaaaaaattaatttttaaaagccaagtatttctttttaagaataaaaccatttttaaatttttacaatgcgtaaaacgtataaaaataatttattgaa
Proteins encoded in this region:
- the LOC129920142 gene encoding lipase 1-like gives rise to the protein MKLLEIICIFFATLCIFSCGKVSLENIYPPDVIEDGKLLTDELIRKYKYPAETHFVITSDKYILRMHRIPKPGGRPILLQHGLLDSSATYILMGPNLALGYYLYDLGYDVWMGNARGNRYSRNHTTLNPDIDKAFWNFSWHEIAVFDIPAMIDYILYQTNSLKLIYVGHSQGTTVLFVMCSMRPEYNEKIILAHALAPVAFMKHIRTPLLPLGQQGIEIPVIKSMLEFLPNANLFKGICMSGQNAEEVCLNVYYMLVGKDVKQFNRTRFIMVLGHLPAGIAMKQVTHYLQLIKSDKFRQYDYVEENKKIYCQNEPPDYDLKKVTVPIAMHYSLNDYLSEPVDVVRLKELLPNVIDFHKMEIPQWNHMDFLYAFDARKLLYTRIHELNKRFFIEK